A genome region from Vespa velutina chromosome 18, iVesVel2.1, whole genome shotgun sequence includes the following:
- the LOC124955313 gene encoding DNA polymerase zeta catalytic subunit isoform X2: MFSVRILTIDSYQTNPIPELDPTFSEFRGNEIKHVPVIRIFGSTLTGEKTCLHIHGVFPYIYVPCTIKENINSFMHRLSSSIDNAINISSGKTTCNTQHVYKIQLVRGIPYYGYHETEYLFFKIYFYNPFIIKKVADLLQDGVICNLKLQPHEAHIPFILQFMIDYNLYGMNLINIKKIKHRWSSFLTTKEETNQMYNSESFDSQKYLPMSVIRQTICALEVDTQADNILNREIIGKGMELNPGLAEIWKEEKIRRLQAGLENVKSQLLYSKNPEKRTVLPTVNDNYQEQQIFQKLQNILQENETVTLSNLTETSYPLQAQEDDDILNASWVVNHITPSSSQKIYEKEQTKYDNFKELPSYFLLETLSTENQASKTSSLNEDDMDLVEILADLSENDEVKKIIDDDSILGSQYSEQDNKVLSDYEDDENEQLNFTNLDLSRLSQNLSNTLIEKSNKSNEEDIQTDHDKNLSILTCPQLDGANDFLESPKSKKRKRTNTHCDNINNVPNKSQSKKTKMEYVEQSHVNKQNPEIASSSALSDKNHLVFTAVDPLLRSKIILDEQEKRICTYNRYKSSTKQTVVDIVQEEGMNDLKTHNSNKLIKSKNMSNEDLKKQMYEAKNSKQGLSKKNSNSSRNYSPLNLIISSPKTSKFNNKNAISSKIIEENCNISPKKLVFSESDDLKCNLTEPSVSQYNPDIKSLSREYQQKASDIRYENDKTDVLTDLSFQINELNVPESDLEKNIHNTTFTQYIEEKIRNESQTSQSNYTVVSQTKKVSLTITTKFNPPTRERVLQSLAIYGISKSTQAEPFFSNKFDLIKQKEISSNTFNIPVIASFNSCLKGITGIKLWRRMKVNEFYPSGSNIKSNHIKRVLAGYNLLTIRTLLEPPQAKSVQAWLKLKQCLSIKNQQIDVNNTSTSGQSPSSNSNSLKKNTPKNTSNDILSHKYNKVSQYLGISHGQIEYSLNEKIGSASHENLQHSRTVTMHQYITILSLEVHILTREDFIPDPQHDPIEAIFYAIQNDVPISSDVKQMEYGAIVVRLSSEQSANFINSHIPFIPTLIQYVESEEDLLNNLVTLIRRCDPDILIGWEVEVSSWGYIFQRASNMGFKLFPLYISRTPNISSSYGSQMFFKEDSEIRIPGRVFLNVWRIMRHEIALSSYTFESIMYNVMKERVSCQNYKTLTKWWKHSNIAIKSRVIDHYVIRVSGNLRILSQLDIIGKINLYVFFIGNLLNAINSLIFIMSAGRTSEYARLFGIQFYEVFSRGSQFRVESMMLRLAKPLNFIAVSPSVQQRAKMRAPAALPLIMEPESKFYTDPMIVLDFQSLYPSIIIAYNYCFSTCLGRIEHLGQSVPFVFGATTLKIKRNTLLKLQGKIHCAPNGVAFVKSEVRKGILPRMLEEILNTRIMVKNSIKLHSSDNNNLQRILHSQQLGLKLIANVTYGYTSANFSGRMPCIEIGDSVVSKGRETLERAIKIVESTPRWGARVVYGDTDSLFILLPGKSRTEAFKIGADIADTVTAANPPPIKLKFEKVLQPSILQTKKRYCGYMYETSDQKNPEYFAKGIETVRRDGCFAVSKILERSLKILFDTSDISLIKMYILRQFNKILCRRVSIEDLTFAKEFRGLNGYKQNAVVPALELTRRLMRKDPRAIPRTGERVRYVIVAGAPNQALIHCVRTPWEVMCDPGLYPNSIYYITKVIIPPLNRCFNLFGIDVNNWYQEISHRQSFDKLDYLNTKNQKSTICQFFNTTICNVCGEQSTNEICSECMTQPDKTILVFYEKIRWLERTYQQFNEVCYSCVGRRDDPDCASLDCPILYRIYEARKKLAQVSYLNNLINNGINIINTHDNNAPTS; this comes from the exons ATGTTTTCAGTTAGAATATTAACAATAGATAGTTATCAAACAAATCCCATTCCTGAATTAGATCCCACGTTTTCAGAATTTCGAGGCAATGAAATTAAACATGTACCTGTGATTAGAATATTTGGTTCAACTTTAACAG GAGAAAAAACATGTTTGCACATACATGGTgtatttccatatatatatgtaccatgtaccatcaaagaaaatataaatagttttaTGCATCGATTAAGTTCGTCAATAGATAATGCCATTAATATATCATCAGGAAAAACAACATGTAATACTCAACATGTTTACAAAATACAATTAGTTCGTGGAAT tCCATATTATGGATATCATGAAAcagaatatcttttctttaaaatttatttttataatccatttattataaagaaagtaGCAGATTTATTGCAA gATGGTGTAATTTGCAATCTAAAGTTACAACCACATGAAGCAcatattccatttattttacaatttatgatagattataatttgtatggtatgaatcttataaatataaaaaaaattaaacatcgCTGGTCTTCATTTTTAActacaaaagaagaaacaaaccAAATGTATAATTCAGAATCGTTTGATTCACAAAAATATCTTCCAATGTCTGTTATTCGTCAAACAATATGTGCCTTAGAAGTAGATACACAAgcagataatatattaaatcgagAAATAATAGGTAAAGGTATGGAATTAAATCCTGGTCTTGCTGAAATttggaaagaggaaaaaataagaagactTCAAGCTGGCTTGGAAAATGTTAAgtcacaattattatattcaaaaaatcCAGAGAAACGAACTGTACTACCAActgttaatgataattatcaaGAGCAACAAATCTTTCAGAAACTTCAAAACATTCTACAG gAGAATGAGACTGTAACTTTATCAAACTTAACAGAAACTTCTTATCCATTGCAAGCACAGGAGGATGACGATATATTAAATGCTTCATGGGTTGTAAATCATATTACTCCATCTTCAtcacaaaaaatatatgaaaaagaacaaacaaaatatgATAACTTTAAAGAATTgccttcatattttttattagaaactcTTTCAACCGAAAATCAAGCTAGCAAAACAAGCTCTt tGAATGAAGATGATATGGACTTAGTGGAAATATTAGCTGATTTATCAGAAAATgatgaagttaaaaaaataatagatgatGATAGTATATTAGGATCTCAATATTCAGAACAGGATAATAAAGTCTTATCTGACTATGAAGATGATGAAAATGAGCAGTTGAATTTTACAAATCTGGACCTGAGTAGGCTTAGTCAAAATCTATCAAAtacattaatagaaaaatcaaataaatcaaatgaagAAGATATCCAAACAGATCATGATAAGAATTTAAGTATATTAACTTGTCCTCAACTTGATGGTGCTAATGATTTTTTAGAAAGTccaaaatctaaaaaaagaaaaaggacaaatacACATtgcgataatattaataatgtaccAAATAAATCACAAtctaagaaaacaaaaatggaaTATGTTGAACAATCACATGTTAACAAACAAAATCCTGAGATTGCATCATCTTCAGCACTTTctgataaaaatcatttagttTTTACTGCAGTAGATCCCTTGCTCAGATCTAAAATCATCTTGGATGAACAAGAAAAACGTATTTGTACTTATAATCGCTATAAATCATCCACTAAACAAACTGTAGTTGATATTGTACAGGAAGAAGGAATGAATGATCTTAAAACCCATAACAGTAATAAACTTATTAAATCTAAGAATATGAGTaatgaagatttaaaaaaacaaatgtatgAGGCAAAGAATAGTAAGCAAGgactatcaaaaaaaaattcaaattcgtCACGAAATTACTCaccattaaatttaattattagttCTCCAAAAACATCAAAATTCAACAATAAAAATGCAATAAGTTCCAAGATTATAGAGGAGAATTGTAACATAAGTCCCAAGAAATTGGTATTCTCTGAATCGGATGATCTAAAAT GTAATCTAACTGAACCTAGTGTATCTCAATATAATCCAGATATTAAAAGTCTGTCTAGAGAATATCAACAAAAGGCATCAGATATCAGATATGAAAATGACAAAACTGATGTTCTCACTGATTTATCATttcaaattaatgaattaaatgttCCTGAAAGCGatctagaaaaaaatatacataacacAACATTTACACaatatattgaagaaaaaataagaaatgaaagtcAAACTTCGCAGTCCAATTATACTGTTGTCagtcaaacaaaaaaagtttCACTTACAATTACAACAAAGTTTAACCCACCTACACGAGAACGTGTATTACAAAGTTTGGCTATATACGGTATTTCCAAAAGCACTCAAGCAGAACCATTTTTTAGTAATAAGTTTGATTTAATTAAgcagaaagaaatttcatctAATACTTTCAATATACCAGTAATTGCTTCGTTTAATTCCTGTTTGAAGGGAATTACAGGAATTAAATTATGGCGACGAATGAAAGTAAACGAATTTTATCCTTCTGGATCAAACATAAAGTcaaatcatataaaaagagTCCTTGCaggttataatttattaacgatacgAACTCTTTTGGAACCTCCACAAGCAAAATCTGTTCAAGCATGGTTGAAATTAAAGCAGTGTCTGTCTATAAAAAATCAACAAA TTGACGTCAATAATACTTCTACAAGTGGACAATCTCCTTCTAGTAAttcaaattcattaaaaaagaacacaCCAAAAAACACATCTAATGATATACTATcacataaatacaataaagtaTCACAATATCTAGGAATTTCTCATGGACAGATAGAATAttctttaaatgaaaaaatcggCAGTGCCTCACATGAAAATCTTCAGCATTCTAGAACTGTAACTATG caccaatatataacaatactTTCTTTGGAAGTACATATTCTTACACGTGAAGATTTCATACCTGATCCACAACATGATCCTATAGAAGCTATTTTTTATGCTATTCAAAATGATGTTCCAATTTCTTCTGATGTAAAGCAAATGGAATATG gAGCAATTGTTGTACGTTTATCCAGCGAACAGTCAgcaaatttcattaattctcaCATTCCTTTTATTCCAACTTTGATACAATATGTAGAAAGTGAGgaagatttattaaataatttagttACATTAATCCGTCGTTGTGATCCTGATATATTAATTGGTTGGGAAGTCGAAGTTTCATCTTGGGGTTATATCTTTCAAAGAGCTTCAAATATGGGGTTTAAACTGTTTCCTTTATACATTTCAAGAACTCCAAATATTTCATCTTCTTACGGATCCCAAATGTTCTTTAAGGAAGATTCAGAAATACGGATACCAGGCCGCGTATTTTTGAATGTCTGGAGGATAATGAGACATgaaatag CATTATCAAGTTATACATTTGAAAGCATTATGTACAATgtgatgaaagaaagagtttcATGTCAAAACTATAAAACATTAACTAAATGGTGGAAACATTCAAATATTGCGATAAAAAGTAGAGTAATCGATCATTATGTTATAAGAGTTTCAGGAAATTTAAGAATTCTTTCTCAATTAGATATTAttggtaaaataaatttgtatgttttttttattggtaATTTACTAAATGCcataaattctttaatatttataatgtctGCAGGTAGAACGAGTGAATATGCACGACTTTTCGGAATACAATTTTATGAAGTATTCTCACGAGGTTCTCAGTTTCGCGTCGAATCAATGATGTTAAGACTTGCAAAACCCTTAAATTTTATTGCTGTATCACCTTCTGTGCAACAAAGAGCTAAAATGCGTGCCCCAGCAGCATTACCTTTGATTATGGAACCAGAGTCTAAATTTTATACAGATCCAATGATAGTTCTTGACTTTCAAAGTTTATATCCAAGCATTATAATTGCTTATAATTACTGCTTTTCTACATGTTTAGGTCGCATTGAACACTTAGGCCA ATCTGTACCATTTGTATTTGGCGCAACaactttaaaaattaaaagaaatactcTTTTAAAGTTACAAGGAAAAATCCATTGTGCGCCTAACGGTGTAGCTTTTGTAAAATCTGAAGTACGCAAAGGTATATTACCAAGAATGCTTGAAGAAATACTAAATACTCGTATAATGGTAAAGAATTCGATAAAACTTCATTCatccgataataataatcttcagCGTATTCTTCATTCGCAACAATTAGGTCTAAAGTTGATAGCAAATGTTACATATGGTTATACGTCTGCTAACTTTAGTGGCAGAATGCCATGCATTGAG ATAGGTGATAGTGTAGTTAGCAAAGGAAGAGAAACTCTTGAGCGAGCTATAAAAATTGTGGAGTCTACACCTAGATGGGGTGCTAGAGTAGTTTATGGAGATACagattctttatttatcctaTTACCTGGAAAATCACGAACAGAAGCTTTCAAAATCGGTGCTGATATTGCGGATACTGTTACAGCTGCTAATCCACCtcctataaaattaaaattcgaaaaagtcCTTCAGCCATCTATTTTGCAG ACAAAAAAGCGTTATTGcggatatatgtatgaaacTTCTGATCAAAAAAATCCTGAATATTTTGCAAAAGGTATTGAGACTGTACGTAGAGATGGATGTTTTGCCGTTTCAAag ATTCTTGAaagatcattgaaaatattatttgatacttcagatatttctttaataaaaatgtacattctccgacaatttaataaaattttatgcaGACGAGTCTCGATTGAGGATTTAACATTTGCTAAAGAATTTCGTGGTTTAAATGGTTACAAACAAAATGCTGTTGTCCCAGCATTAGAATTAACACGCAGATTAATGCGCAAGGATCCTCGTGCAATACCCCGTACTGGTGAACGTGTGCGCTATGTTATTGTTGCTGGTGCACCGAATCAAGCATTAATCCATTGCGTTCGTACACCATGGGAAGTAATGTGCGATCCTGGTTTATATccaaattctatttattatataacaaaagttATTATACCACCTCTAAATCggtgttttaatttatttggtATCGATGTTAACAACTG GTATCAAGAGATATCTCATCGACAATCATTCGATAAATTAGATTACTTAAAtacgaaaaatcaaaaatctacgatttgtcaattttttaatactactATATGTAATGTTTGTGGAGAACAGTCTACTAATGAAATTTGTTCAGAATGTATGACACAACCTGACAAAACAATCCTCGTATTTTACGAAAAGATAAGATGGTTGGAACGTACATATCAGCAATTTAATGAA GTATGTTACTCGTGCGTAGGGCGACGAGATGATCCTGATTGTGCTTCTTTAGATTGTCCAATATTATATCGCATATATGAAGCTCGTAAAAAACTTGCACAAGTATCTTACTTAAATAATCTGATAAACAatggtattaatattatcaatacaCACGACAATAACGCACCTACCTCATAA
- the LOC124955313 gene encoding DNA polymerase zeta catalytic subunit isoform X5 — MHRLSSSIDNAINISSGKTTCNTQHVYKIQLVRGIPYYGYHETEYLFFKIYFYNPFIIKKVADLLQDGVICNLKLQPHEAHIPFILQFMIDYNLYGMNLINIKKIKHRWSSFLTTKEETNQMYNSESFDSQKYLPMSVIRQTICALEVDTQADNILNREIIGKGMELNPGLAEIWKEEKIRRLQAGLENVKSQLLYSKNPEKRTVLPTVNDNYQEQQIFQKLQNILQENETVTLSNLTETSYPLQAQEDDDILNASWVVNHITPSSSQKIYEKEQTKYDNFKELPSYFLLETLSTENQASKTSSLNEDDMDLVEILADLSENDEVKKIIDDDSILGSQYSEQDNKVLSDYEDDENEQLNFTNLDLSRLSQNLSNTLIEKSNKSNEEDIQTDHDKNLSILTCPQLDGANDFLESPKSKKRKRTNTHCDNINNVPNKSQSKKTKMEYVEQSHVNKQNPEIASSSALSDKNHLVFTAVDPLLRSKIILDEQEKRICTYNRYKSSTKQTVVDIVQEEGMNDLKTHNSNKLIKSKNMSNEDLKKQMYEAKNSKQGLSKKNSNSSRNYSPLNLIISSPKTSKFNNKNAISSKIIEENCNISPKKLVFSESDDLKCNLTEPSVSQYNPDIKSLSREYQQKASDIRYENDKTDVLTDLSFQINELNVPESDLEKNIHNTTFTQYIEEKIRNESQTSQSNYTVVSQTKKVSLTITTKFNPPTRERVLQSLAIYGISKSTQAEPFFSNKFDLIKQKEISSNTFNIPVIASFNSCLKGITGIKLWRRMKVNEFYPSGSNIKSNHIKRVLAGYNLLTIRTLLEPPQAKSVQAWLKLKQCLSIKNQQIDVNNTSTSGQSPSSNSNSLKKNTPKNTSNDILSHKYNKVSQYLGISHGQIEYSLNEKIGSASHENLQHSRTVTMHQYITILSLEVHILTREDFIPDPQHDPIEAIFYAIQNDVPISSDVKQMEYGTILSLFTFIVNHFLLKLNIIIGAIVVRLSSEQSANFINSHIPFIPTLIQYVESEEDLLNNLVTLIRRCDPDILIGWEVEVSSWGYIFQRASNMGFKLFPLYISRTPNISSSYGSQMFFKEDSEIRIPGRVFLNVWRIMRHEIALSSYTFESIMYNVMKERVSCQNYKTLTKWWKHSNIAIKSRVIDHYVIRVSGNLRILSQLDIIGKINLYVFFIGNLLNAINSLIFIMSAGRTSEYARLFGIQFYEVFSRGSQFRVESMMLRLAKPLNFIAVSPSVQQRAKMRAPAALPLIMEPESKFYTDPMIVLDFQSLYPSIIIAYNYCFSTCLGRIEHLGQSVPFVFGATTLKIKRNTLLKLQGKIHCAPNGVAFVKSEVRKGILPRMLEEILNTRIMVKNSIKLHSSDNNNLQRILHSQQLGLKLIANVTYGYTSANFSGRMPCIEIGDSVVSKGRETLERAIKIVESTPRWGARVVYGDTDSLFILLPGKSRTEAFKIGADIADTVTAANPPPIKLKFEKVLQPSILQTKKRYCGYMYETSDQKNPEYFAKGIETVRRDGCFAVSKILERSLKILFDTSDISLIKMYILRQFNKILCRRVSIEDLTFAKEFRGLNGYKQNAVVPALELTRRLMRKDPRAIPRTGERVRYVIVAGAPNQALIHCVRTPWEVMCDPGLYPNSIYYITKVIIPPLNRCFNLFGIDVNNWYQEISHRQSFDKLDYLNTKNQKSTICQFFNTTICNVCGEQSTNEICSECMTQPDKTILVFYEKIRWLERTYQQFNEVCYSCVGRRDDPDCASLDCPILYRIYEARKKLAQVSYLNNLINNGINIINTHDNNAPTS, encoded by the exons aTGCATCGATTAAGTTCGTCAATAGATAATGCCATTAATATATCATCAGGAAAAACAACATGTAATACTCAACATGTTTACAAAATACAATTAGTTCGTGGAAT tCCATATTATGGATATCATGAAAcagaatatcttttctttaaaatttatttttataatccatttattataaagaaagtaGCAGATTTATTGCAA gATGGTGTAATTTGCAATCTAAAGTTACAACCACATGAAGCAcatattccatttattttacaatttatgatagattataatttgtatggtatgaatcttataaatataaaaaaaattaaacatcgCTGGTCTTCATTTTTAActacaaaagaagaaacaaaccAAATGTATAATTCAGAATCGTTTGATTCACAAAAATATCTTCCAATGTCTGTTATTCGTCAAACAATATGTGCCTTAGAAGTAGATACACAAgcagataatatattaaatcgagAAATAATAGGTAAAGGTATGGAATTAAATCCTGGTCTTGCTGAAATttggaaagaggaaaaaataagaagactTCAAGCTGGCTTGGAAAATGTTAAgtcacaattattatattcaaaaaatcCAGAGAAACGAACTGTACTACCAActgttaatgataattatcaaGAGCAACAAATCTTTCAGAAACTTCAAAACATTCTACAG gAGAATGAGACTGTAACTTTATCAAACTTAACAGAAACTTCTTATCCATTGCAAGCACAGGAGGATGACGATATATTAAATGCTTCATGGGTTGTAAATCATATTACTCCATCTTCAtcacaaaaaatatatgaaaaagaacaaacaaaatatgATAACTTTAAAGAATTgccttcatattttttattagaaactcTTTCAACCGAAAATCAAGCTAGCAAAACAAGCTCTt tGAATGAAGATGATATGGACTTAGTGGAAATATTAGCTGATTTATCAGAAAATgatgaagttaaaaaaataatagatgatGATAGTATATTAGGATCTCAATATTCAGAACAGGATAATAAAGTCTTATCTGACTATGAAGATGATGAAAATGAGCAGTTGAATTTTACAAATCTGGACCTGAGTAGGCTTAGTCAAAATCTATCAAAtacattaatagaaaaatcaaataaatcaaatgaagAAGATATCCAAACAGATCATGATAAGAATTTAAGTATATTAACTTGTCCTCAACTTGATGGTGCTAATGATTTTTTAGAAAGTccaaaatctaaaaaaagaaaaaggacaaatacACATtgcgataatattaataatgtaccAAATAAATCACAAtctaagaaaacaaaaatggaaTATGTTGAACAATCACATGTTAACAAACAAAATCCTGAGATTGCATCATCTTCAGCACTTTctgataaaaatcatttagttTTTACTGCAGTAGATCCCTTGCTCAGATCTAAAATCATCTTGGATGAACAAGAAAAACGTATTTGTACTTATAATCGCTATAAATCATCCACTAAACAAACTGTAGTTGATATTGTACAGGAAGAAGGAATGAATGATCTTAAAACCCATAACAGTAATAAACTTATTAAATCTAAGAATATGAGTaatgaagatttaaaaaaacaaatgtatgAGGCAAAGAATAGTAAGCAAGgactatcaaaaaaaaattcaaattcgtCACGAAATTACTCaccattaaatttaattattagttCTCCAAAAACATCAAAATTCAACAATAAAAATGCAATAAGTTCCAAGATTATAGAGGAGAATTGTAACATAAGTCCCAAGAAATTGGTATTCTCTGAATCGGATGATCTAAAAT GTAATCTAACTGAACCTAGTGTATCTCAATATAATCCAGATATTAAAAGTCTGTCTAGAGAATATCAACAAAAGGCATCAGATATCAGATATGAAAATGACAAAACTGATGTTCTCACTGATTTATCATttcaaattaatgaattaaatgttCCTGAAAGCGatctagaaaaaaatatacataacacAACATTTACACaatatattgaagaaaaaataagaaatgaaagtcAAACTTCGCAGTCCAATTATACTGTTGTCagtcaaacaaaaaaagtttCACTTACAATTACAACAAAGTTTAACCCACCTACACGAGAACGTGTATTACAAAGTTTGGCTATATACGGTATTTCCAAAAGCACTCAAGCAGAACCATTTTTTAGTAATAAGTTTGATTTAATTAAgcagaaagaaatttcatctAATACTTTCAATATACCAGTAATTGCTTCGTTTAATTCCTGTTTGAAGGGAATTACAGGAATTAAATTATGGCGACGAATGAAAGTAAACGAATTTTATCCTTCTGGATCAAACATAAAGTcaaatcatataaaaagagTCCTTGCaggttataatttattaacgatacgAACTCTTTTGGAACCTCCACAAGCAAAATCTGTTCAAGCATGGTTGAAATTAAAGCAGTGTCTGTCTATAAAAAATCAACAAA TTGACGTCAATAATACTTCTACAAGTGGACAATCTCCTTCTAGTAAttcaaattcattaaaaaagaacacaCCAAAAAACACATCTAATGATATACTATcacataaatacaataaagtaTCACAATATCTAGGAATTTCTCATGGACAGATAGAATAttctttaaatgaaaaaatcggCAGTGCCTCACATGAAAATCTTCAGCATTCTAGAACTGTAACTATG caccaatatataacaatactTTCTTTGGAAGTACATATTCTTACACGTGAAGATTTCATACCTGATCCACAACATGATCCTATAGAAGCTATTTTTTATGCTATTCAAAATGATGTTCCAATTTCTTCTGATGTAAAGCAAATGGAATATGGTACGATTTTAagtttatttacatttatagttaatcattttttattaaagttaaatatcattataggAGCAATTGTTGTACGTTTATCCAGCGAACAGTCAgcaaatttcattaattctcaCATTCCTTTTATTCCAACTTTGATACAATATGTAGAAAGTGAGgaagatttattaaataatttagttACATTAATCCGTCGTTGTGATCCTGATATATTAATTGGTTGGGAAGTCGAAGTTTCATCTTGGGGTTATATCTTTCAAAGAGCTTCAAATATGGGGTTTAAACTGTTTCCTTTATACATTTCAAGAACTCCAAATATTTCATCTTCTTACGGATCCCAAATGTTCTTTAAGGAAGATTCAGAAATACGGATACCAGGCCGCGTATTTTTGAATGTCTGGAGGATAATGAGACATgaaatag CATTATCAAGTTATACATTTGAAAGCATTATGTACAATgtgatgaaagaaagagtttcATGTCAAAACTATAAAACATTAACTAAATGGTGGAAACATTCAAATATTGCGATAAAAAGTAGAGTAATCGATCATTATGTTATAAGAGTTTCAGGAAATTTAAGAATTCTTTCTCAATTAGATATTAttggtaaaataaatttgtatgttttttttattggtaATTTACTAAATGCcataaattctttaatatttataatgtctGCAGGTAGAACGAGTGAATATGCACGACTTTTCGGAATACAATTTTATGAAGTATTCTCACGAGGTTCTCAGTTTCGCGTCGAATCAATGATGTTAAGACTTGCAAAACCCTTAAATTTTATTGCTGTATCACCTTCTGTGCAACAAAGAGCTAAAATGCGTGCCCCAGCAGCATTACCTTTGATTATGGAACCAGAGTCTAAATTTTATACAGATCCAATGATAGTTCTTGACTTTCAAAGTTTATATCCAAGCATTATAATTGCTTATAATTACTGCTTTTCTACATGTTTAGGTCGCATTGAACACTTAGGCCA ATCTGTACCATTTGTATTTGGCGCAACaactttaaaaattaaaagaaatactcTTTTAAAGTTACAAGGAAAAATCCATTGTGCGCCTAACGGTGTAGCTTTTGTAAAATCTGAAGTACGCAAAGGTATATTACCAAGAATGCTTGAAGAAATACTAAATACTCGTATAATGGTAAAGAATTCGATAAAACTTCATTCatccgataataataatcttcagCGTATTCTTCATTCGCAACAATTAGGTCTAAAGTTGATAGCAAATGTTACATATGGTTATACGTCTGCTAACTTTAGTGGCAGAATGCCATGCATTGAG ATAGGTGATAGTGTAGTTAGCAAAGGAAGAGAAACTCTTGAGCGAGCTATAAAAATTGTGGAGTCTACACCTAGATGGGGTGCTAGAGTAGTTTATGGAGATACagattctttatttatcctaTTACCTGGAAAATCACGAACAGAAGCTTTCAAAATCGGTGCTGATATTGCGGATACTGTTACAGCTGCTAATCCACCtcctataaaattaaaattcgaaaaagtcCTTCAGCCATCTATTTTGCAG ACAAAAAAGCGTTATTGcggatatatgtatgaaacTTCTGATCAAAAAAATCCTGAATATTTTGCAAAAGGTATTGAGACTGTACGTAGAGATGGATGTTTTGCCGTTTCAAag ATTCTTGAaagatcattgaaaatattatttgatacttcagatatttctttaataaaaatgtacattctccgacaatttaataaaattttatgcaGACGAGTCTCGATTGAGGATTTAACATTTGCTAAAGAATTTCGTGGTTTAAATGGTTACAAACAAAATGCTGTTGTCCCAGCATTAGAATTAACACGCAGATTAATGCGCAAGGATCCTCGTGCAATACCCCGTACTGGTGAACGTGTGCGCTATGTTATTGTTGCTGGTGCACCGAATCAAGCATTAATCCATTGCGTTCGTACACCATGGGAAGTAATGTGCGATCCTGGTTTATATccaaattctatttattatataacaaaagttATTATACCACCTCTAAATCggtgttttaatttatttggtATCGATGTTAACAACTG GTATCAAGAGATATCTCATCGACAATCATTCGATAAATTAGATTACTTAAAtacgaaaaatcaaaaatctacgatttgtcaattttttaatactactATATGTAATGTTTGTGGAGAACAGTCTACTAATGAAATTTGTTCAGAATGTATGACACAACCTGACAAAACAATCCTCGTATTTTACGAAAAGATAAGATGGTTGGAACGTACATATCAGCAATTTAATGAA GTATGTTACTCGTGCGTAGGGCGACGAGATGATCCTGATTGTGCTTCTTTAGATTGTCCAATATTATATCGCATATATGAAGCTCGTAAAAAACTTGCACAAGTATCTTACTTAAATAATCTGATAAACAatggtattaatattatcaatacaCACGACAATAACGCACCTACCTCATAA